Proteins from a single region of Candidatus Rubrimentiphilum sp.:
- a CDS encoding M28 family peptidase, with protein MRNFRMVTLILPLALIAPLATPAASPGIVGWAQGPAVSQELQYERTMMRVPSAANARAIELHISSLPHRAGTAADLATAQFVQQRLARDGFTTRVVRYSVWFTSPTEQSLALVSPRAHAFDLLEGTAPHTKWERMAGPPFMENSGDGDVTGPVYYVNTASKDDLELLDAMHVNLRGAVVIIRMSAPPAAGPPRPFDPKFNQYDQLAARGVKAILEFMDPGTTGYGGGQTWPNGNYKNTNMAERISGPSPLKGLSTGAPPGDPTLPGQAPLPGIPHIPYAQLPHSTMPEMSITQSTARALLSGMNGAVVPQDWHPMYEFVQHVGGNQRVHVHVKMTRHLTTIYNVFGDLKGSSMPNSIVMIGSHRDAMAFGVIDPGSGTTVMMQDADALHALVLQGYRPQRTIEIASWDGHELGLWGSASYIYQTGPVLRANLFQYINTDQLTTGKPFVISSTVGLFAFLQQIADGIPGPDGRMLSAHSATERRPLLNPMTGGSDHQNFAYILGIPSSSNGFYGSFGAHHTAEDNLDGIRTYDPGLKEAVACAQLTGIQAMRAAGATVDPLRISEMPAQFTKDMASLPGIATNKINVQMLAQALANFSAAAKSTDDAMARAEAAGDVATMQQLGAKEQSVRDAFYIPSGLSFNRYYHTIDRVLAPYPEVTYAGDDPKAQQAAVDRFTAAVEAATNALK; from the coding sequence ATGCGCAATTTTCGTATGGTGACTCTGATACTTCCGTTGGCATTGATAGCTCCGCTCGCGACGCCGGCTGCTTCGCCCGGAATCGTCGGCTGGGCGCAAGGTCCGGCGGTTTCGCAGGAGCTCCAATACGAGCGCACGATGATGCGTGTGCCCAGCGCCGCCAACGCGCGCGCGATCGAGTTGCACATTTCGTCGCTGCCCCATCGTGCCGGAACGGCGGCGGACCTGGCGACAGCGCAATTCGTGCAGCAGAGGCTCGCTCGGGACGGATTTACGACGCGGGTCGTCCGGTACAGCGTGTGGTTCACGAGCCCCACCGAACAATCGCTGGCGCTGGTTTCACCGCGCGCGCATGCGTTTGATCTGCTCGAAGGCACAGCGCCGCACACGAAGTGGGAGCGCATGGCCGGCCCGCCATTTATGGAAAATTCCGGCGACGGCGATGTAACCGGACCGGTCTATTACGTCAACACCGCCTCCAAAGACGACTTGGAACTGCTCGACGCGATGCACGTGAATCTGCGCGGCGCCGTCGTTATCATTCGGATGTCGGCGCCGCCGGCCGCGGGCCCCCCGCGCCCATTCGATCCAAAGTTCAATCAATATGACCAGCTGGCGGCGCGCGGCGTCAAAGCGATACTCGAATTCATGGACCCCGGCACGACCGGATACGGCGGCGGCCAGACCTGGCCGAACGGCAATTACAAAAATACGAACATGGCCGAACGGATAAGCGGACCGTCGCCTCTCAAAGGCCTGTCCACCGGCGCGCCGCCCGGTGATCCAACACTCCCGGGGCAAGCGCCGCTGCCCGGCATTCCGCACATTCCTTATGCGCAATTGCCGCACTCGACGATGCCCGAGATGAGCATCACGCAGAGCACTGCACGCGCGCTGCTTTCCGGCATGAACGGCGCAGTTGTTCCGCAAGACTGGCACCCCATGTATGAATTCGTGCAGCACGTCGGCGGTAATCAGCGCGTGCACGTGCACGTGAAGATGACGCGCCATCTCACAACGATTTACAACGTGTTCGGCGATCTGAAGGGCAGCTCGATGCCTAATTCGATCGTTATGATTGGCAGCCACCGCGACGCCATGGCGTTCGGAGTAATCGATCCCGGCAGCGGCACGACGGTGATGATGCAAGATGCCGACGCGCTGCATGCGCTCGTGCTGCAAGGCTATCGTCCCCAGCGCACCATCGAGATCGCGTCGTGGGACGGACACGAGCTCGGCCTGTGGGGATCGGCGTCCTACATCTACCAGACCGGTCCCGTGCTTCGCGCGAACCTGTTTCAATATATCAACACCGACCAGCTCACTACGGGAAAACCGTTCGTCATCAGCTCGACGGTCGGTCTGTTTGCGTTCCTCCAGCAGATTGCGGACGGCATCCCGGGACCCGACGGCCGGATGCTCAGCGCGCACAGCGCGACCGAACGCCGTCCGCTCCTCAATCCGATGACCGGCGGATCCGATCATCAGAACTTCGCCTATATCTTGGGCATCCCGAGCTCGTCCAACGGCTTCTATGGATCGTTCGGCGCGCACCATACTGCCGAAGACAACCTCGACGGTATACGCACCTACGATCCGGGACTGAAGGAAGCCGTCGCGTGCGCGCAGCTCACCGGCATTCAAGCGATGCGCGCGGCCGGGGCAACGGTCGATCCGCTACGGATTTCGGAGATGCCGGCGCAGTTCACGAAAGACATGGCGTCGTTGCCGGGTATCGCGACGAATAAAATCAACGTGCAAATGCTCGCGCAAGCGCTTGCGAATTTTTCAGCTGCGGCGAAGTCGACCGACGATGCGATGGCGCGGGCCGAAGCCGCCGGCGACGTTGCAACGATGCAGCAGCTCGGCGCAAAGGAGCAATCGGTTCGCGACGCGTTCTACATCCCGTCGGGGCTGTCGTTCAACAGGTACTATCACACGATTGACCGCGTGCTCGCCCCCTATCCGGAGGTGACGTACGCAGGCGATGATCCGAAAGCCCAACAGGCCGCGGTCGATCGCTTTACCGCGGCCGTCGAGGCTGCAACGAACGCGCTGAAGTAA
- a CDS encoding DUF1059 domain-containing protein, with protein sequence MKTMQCKDLGGVCDQKLTAGSWDEMVQTMTKHVMEKHPDVAKKMEQMHNEDPQRWGKENKPKWEAAPDV encoded by the coding sequence ATGAAGACAATGCAATGCAAGGATCTCGGCGGTGTGTGTGACCAAAAATTGACGGCTGGATCGTGGGACGAAATGGTACAAACGATGACCAAACACGTTATGGAAAAGCATCCGGACGTGGCCAAGAAAATGGAACAGATGCACAACGAAGATCCGCAGCGATGGGGCAAAGAGAATAAGCCCAAATGGGAGGCGGCCCCCGACGTCTGA
- a CDS encoding tyrosinase family protein, whose translation MNRRLFVLSGSAAALAACSSSSAPNVPSGAASSTLVRQEVTEFSANAALVKAFRDGVKAMMNFADITDTRSWQFWHNSHWMATGTPPASMAAVWNQCPHRKPYFYAWHRAFLFFFEAALRTASGNPNFALPYWDYYKHPQLPDIFAHPLLADGTANPLYWPNREGSVVTGLTFEAFDPALTTFNRDPANADTFEQVIEGNPHGHVHDMVGGDMGEVPTAAADPIFWVHHCNVDRLWAAWINAGGGRRLPSSGDPWYNKSFTFNTSGAWTLSVPGVLDTTQLNYTYSDLTLPVAPPGSIVPEVAIARSLSGHVQQLTHAQSQVAGAFSLDLRPLQVTIPVTASQIDAAAVLILDGAQLTGQGNFSGYSYNLYANLPSGAVPENEEIDFNLGQLGTFAFSIESMNAVGGNVQITYPIGRVIAQQLSAGLAPSTNVTITFIPFGDPNNDAATTPMMSFRQLLLQG comes from the coding sequence ATGAACCGGCGCCTCTTTGTGCTTTCGGGTTCGGCGGCTGCGCTGGCGGCGTGTTCGAGCTCGTCAGCTCCGAACGTGCCGTCGGGAGCGGCCTCAAGCACATTAGTGCGTCAAGAGGTCACCGAGTTCTCCGCAAATGCGGCGCTCGTCAAAGCGTTTCGCGACGGCGTCAAAGCGATGATGAACTTTGCCGATATCACCGATACGCGCAGCTGGCAGTTCTGGCACAACAGCCACTGGATGGCAACGGGAACGCCGCCCGCCTCGATGGCCGCGGTCTGGAACCAATGCCCGCATCGCAAGCCGTATTTTTATGCGTGGCACCGGGCGTTCTTGTTCTTCTTCGAAGCTGCGCTGCGCACGGCCTCAGGCAATCCGAACTTTGCGCTGCCGTATTGGGACTATTACAAACATCCGCAGCTGCCCGACATCTTCGCGCATCCGCTGCTCGCGGACGGCACGGCGAATCCGCTGTATTGGCCTAATCGCGAAGGCAGCGTCGTAACCGGCTTAACCTTTGAAGCTTTCGACCCGGCGCTCACGACATTCAATCGCGATCCGGCCAACGCCGATACGTTCGAGCAGGTGATAGAGGGCAATCCGCACGGGCACGTGCACGACATGGTCGGCGGAGACATGGGCGAAGTGCCCACCGCCGCAGCGGATCCGATTTTTTGGGTGCATCACTGTAACGTTGATCGGCTGTGGGCCGCGTGGATCAATGCGGGCGGCGGCCGCCGGCTGCCGAGCTCGGGCGACCCCTGGTATAACAAGTCGTTCACTTTTAATACGTCTGGCGCATGGACGCTCAGCGTACCGGGCGTGCTCGACACAACGCAATTGAACTACACGTACAGCGATCTGACGCTGCCGGTGGCGCCGCCGGGCTCGATCGTTCCGGAAGTTGCTATCGCGCGAAGCCTGAGCGGTCACGTTCAACAACTCACGCATGCGCAATCGCAGGTCGCCGGCGCGTTTTCGCTTGACTTGCGGCCGCTTCAAGTGACCATACCGGTCACGGCGTCGCAGATCGATGCAGCCGCAGTCCTCATTCTCGACGGCGCGCAGCTCACGGGCCAAGGTAATTTCAGCGGTTACAGCTACAACCTGTATGCGAATCTTCCCAGCGGCGCAGTTCCGGAGAATGAGGAGATCGATTTCAATCTCGGCCAGCTGGGCACGTTCGCGTTCTCAATCGAGTCGATGAACGCTGTCGGCGGAAACGTGCAGATCACCTATCCAATCGGCCGAGTCATCGCGCAACAGCTCAGCGCGGGGCTGGCGCCTTCCACGAACGTTACCATAACGTTCATACCGTTCGGCGATCCCAATAACGACGCGGCCACGACACCGATGATGTCGTTTAGGCAACTCTTACTGCAAGGCTGA
- a CDS encoding ABC transporter permease, translating into MRDWFKAAAINLGKALATAIAITLIVFALLKAAIPSTQFLPWLGKILAGDFGYSRAYSAPVVAAFFERLPFSLELIVVSFAIALTVGFVIAFLSSRSPSSVLSRIAGYVVLALESVPVFWLALMLQVLVALFGHGFPYDRFASSDRFDLDDRLSHLILPAVTLALFQIQPLMEYARSRRTAAGRSTAARDWVAGAFATFAWRLPAVIGATFIIEPIFAWPGAGRLVFIAADQGDFRLFSGVLLLAALCVLTLRFIAETFLPDDPFGVANDVA; encoded by the coding sequence ATGCGGGATTGGTTCAAAGCCGCCGCCATAAATCTAGGCAAAGCGCTGGCAACGGCGATCGCGATAACGTTGATCGTTTTCGCTCTCTTAAAAGCCGCGATCCCTTCGACGCAATTCTTGCCCTGGCTGGGCAAGATCCTCGCCGGAGACTTTGGATACTCGCGAGCCTATTCCGCGCCGGTTGTTGCGGCCTTTTTTGAGCGCTTACCGTTTTCGCTCGAACTGATCGTCGTGTCGTTTGCGATCGCACTGACCGTTGGGTTCGTAATAGCTTTCTTGTCGTCACGATCGCCTTCTTCGGTTCTTAGCCGCATTGCCGGGTATGTCGTCCTTGCACTGGAGTCCGTGCCGGTTTTCTGGCTAGCACTCATGCTGCAAGTCCTTGTCGCGTTGTTTGGGCATGGGTTCCCATATGATAGGTTCGCAAGCTCCGATCGCTTCGATTTAGACGATCGCCTTTCACACTTGATCCTCCCAGCCGTGACTTTGGCGCTTTTCCAGATTCAGCCGCTGATGGAATACGCTCGGAGCCGCCGGACGGCCGCCGGCCGCTCGACAGCGGCAAGAGACTGGGTTGCCGGCGCGTTTGCGACATTTGCTTGGAGATTGCCCGCAGTTATCGGTGCCACGTTTATTATTGAACCGATCTTTGCATGGCCGGGCGCAGGGCGCTTGGTTTTCATAGCAGCAGATCAAGGGGATTTCAGGCTTTTCTCGGGCGTGCTGCTGCTTGCGGCGCTCTGCGTGCTGACTTTGCGTTTTATCGCTGAGACGTTTCTTCCGGATGATCCCTTCGGAGTCGCTAATGATGTTGCGTAA
- a CDS encoding aspartate/glutamate racemase family protein: protein MTLGLIGGLGVPAGIHYYESIVRASPDKSAVLLAEADFETARDFVVAGDTEALSQYLAGMLTSLSREGATIGAVAAVTPHVCLEQLRSASPIPIIDLPSALNAALAERGLRRVSLFGTSFVIETDLFGCLDVEVVKPTPEEIRDIDAIYTRLARGGEGTMSDRERLSDIARRLLEKEHVDAIVLAGTDFVALYDAQPPDFPTIDASRVHIDAIIKRMAQG from the coding sequence ATGACACTGGGACTTATCGGCGGCCTCGGCGTTCCCGCAGGCATACATTACTATGAGAGCATTGTTCGCGCATCGCCGGACAAGAGCGCGGTCTTGCTGGCGGAGGCGGATTTCGAGACGGCGCGCGACTTCGTCGTGGCCGGAGATACAGAAGCTCTATCGCAATATCTCGCCGGCATGCTGACTTCTTTGTCACGCGAGGGCGCGACGATTGGCGCGGTCGCCGCGGTGACGCCGCATGTCTGCCTCGAGCAACTGCGCTCGGCCTCGCCGATACCGATCATCGACTTGCCTTCCGCTTTAAATGCGGCGCTGGCGGAACGCGGACTGCGCCGCGTCAGCCTGTTCGGCACCAGCTTCGTAATCGAAACCGATCTCTTTGGCTGCTTAGATGTGGAGGTCGTTAAGCCAACGCCGGAAGAGATCCGAGATATCGACGCGATTTACACCAGACTGGCCCGCGGCGGCGAGGGCACCATGAGCGATCGCGAGCGCCTCTCGGACATTGCGCGGAGGTTACTCGAGAAGGAACATGTGGACGCAATCGTACTCGCGGGAACGGACTTCGTCGCGCTATACGACGCACAACCACCTGACTTCCCCACGATCGACGCTTCGCGAGTCCATATTGACGCAATCATCAAGCGAATGGCCCAGGGCTAA
- a CDS encoding alpha/beta fold hydrolase, with translation MRRTGTVQAFFILAILCGWVTPAFASLPRHGLLGTAVAMQNGRVVVSAIVPGSSAEAAGVQKGDVIQSVDGTTVSTVEDFLSKVRRPGGTPVTLTLERGTHPVTLTIVMRSAPDENFLDVQTSYQSVTIDGTLRRTLVTSPIGARGKLPAVFMIGGIGCFSMDTTNTQDGYRNVAHDLSVLGFVVMRLEKSGVGDSQGPPCASVDFNTEYHSYEIAYAAFLQNPLVDPARVYIFGHSIGTVVAPRLALEFPTAGVIVADGVAVNWFEYELINLQRQEILSGSTPFQVDESVAKKEYCMHRLLIEKASPEQILAVRPDCKDYIQYPAPPAYMQQVAALNIAEAWMSVHVPVLALYGQADFVTAESDHKRIVDIVNSHQPNSATLKIIPDMNHYLQIAASQTAAIKQLTDNTPGAYNKRFSGELAAWLCRRERCPALSNN, from the coding sequence ATGCGCCGGACGGGAACCGTACAGGCTTTTTTCATTCTTGCCATTTTGTGTGGGTGGGTTACTCCGGCTTTCGCCTCGCTGCCACGGCACGGGCTACTCGGAACGGCCGTGGCAATGCAGAATGGCCGCGTGGTCGTCTCTGCTATTGTGCCGGGATCTTCTGCGGAAGCCGCCGGTGTCCAAAAAGGCGATGTGATCCAAAGCGTAGACGGCACCACAGTGTCGACCGTCGAGGATTTCTTGTCCAAGGTTAGACGGCCTGGAGGCACTCCCGTAACATTGACCCTCGAGCGCGGGACTCACCCGGTTACGCTAACGATAGTCATGCGCAGCGCGCCGGATGAAAACTTTCTCGACGTCCAGACGAGCTACCAAAGCGTGACAATTGACGGCACGCTGCGCCGAACCTTGGTCACATCGCCAATCGGTGCTCGCGGAAAACTGCCGGCGGTTTTTATGATCGGCGGGATCGGATGCTTTTCCATGGACACAACCAATACCCAAGACGGTTATCGCAACGTCGCACATGATTTAAGCGTACTCGGCTTTGTTGTAATGCGCCTCGAAAAGAGCGGCGTAGGCGACAGCCAGGGACCGCCCTGCGCGTCGGTCGATTTCAACACTGAATATCACTCCTACGAGATTGCCTACGCCGCGTTTTTGCAAAATCCGCTGGTGGATCCGGCACGCGTATACATCTTTGGCCATAGCATCGGCACCGTTGTCGCTCCCCGCCTCGCGCTGGAATTTCCAACGGCAGGAGTGATTGTCGCGGATGGAGTCGCCGTCAACTGGTTTGAGTACGAGCTCATAAATCTGCAACGCCAGGAAATTCTCAGCGGCTCGACCCCTTTCCAAGTCGATGAGTCGGTGGCCAAAAAGGAATATTGCATGCACCGGCTGCTCATCGAGAAGGCTAGTCCCGAGCAGATCCTTGCCGTTCGGCCGGATTGCAAAGACTACATTCAGTATCCGGCTCCGCCCGCTTATATGCAGCAGGTAGCAGCACTCAACATTGCCGAGGCCTGGATGAGCGTGCACGTGCCCGTGCTCGCTCTCTACGGCCAGGCCGACTTCGTCACCGCCGAGTCCGATCACAAACGCATAGTCGACATCGTAAACTCGCACCAACCAAATAGTGCGACCTTAAAGATCATTCCCGACATGAATCATTATCTTCAGATTGCTGCGTCGCAGACGGCAGCTATAAAACAGCTTACGGATAACACTCCAGGCGCCTACAACAAGAGGTTCAGCGGGGAACTAGCCGCGTGGCTTTGCCGGCGCGAACGTTGCCCTGCACTCAGCAATAACTAA
- a CDS encoding winged helix-turn-helix domain-containing protein: MTSRLEFDRYVLDERRRQLLRDGKALPLSAKTFELLLLFAASEGGVLTREGIFERLWPASETEDANLSQHIYLLRRILDPDGDGRDFIETVPRIGYRFAKEVRPVREPAVAAWDAAWKRAAFFAGAVLLLALILPAVPREERLPVGAREAYTLGIYHLNLRTEDNLNYALAYFKQTARLAPKNAIGYASVASAYALLAQFKPEGSRAQRSLVALAKAYRDEALKRDPRSSQGLAASGLIAYRFGNDRAAAERDLRASLAADGANAQAHHWLGEVLLSDGRTRDAITELQTAHRLDPTSEVYARWLARAYTYARQPDEAVPLAIEALRLQPNDASAWLVLACAQEQRGKLRDAIQTLKTLAARLPSERPYALADRSRLEFLIEGRAHRTEAIAGMDRLVALNRADPFEAALFYLTAGERKSAKKMLAQLKPFRWLAELDRYDPRFRSLGNELVS, encoded by the coding sequence ATGACGTCGCGCCTCGAGTTCGATCGATATGTGCTGGACGAACGCAGGCGCCAGCTGTTGCGGGATGGTAAGGCGCTGCCGCTGAGTGCCAAGACGTTCGAACTCTTGCTGCTGTTCGCGGCTAGTGAGGGCGGCGTTCTGACGCGCGAGGGCATCTTTGAGCGGTTGTGGCCGGCAAGTGAGACCGAAGATGCGAACCTTTCGCAACACATCTACCTGTTGCGGCGCATCCTCGATCCGGACGGCGACGGTCGAGATTTCATCGAAACGGTTCCCCGAATCGGTTATCGCTTTGCCAAAGAGGTGCGGCCGGTACGAGAGCCTGCGGTAGCCGCGTGGGATGCGGCGTGGAAGCGTGCAGCCTTCTTTGCCGGCGCCGTACTTCTACTCGCGCTGATTTTGCCGGCAGTGCCGCGTGAGGAGCGATTGCCGGTAGGCGCTCGCGAGGCATACACGCTTGGGATCTATCACCTCAATCTGCGCACCGAAGACAATTTGAATTATGCGCTAGCGTACTTCAAACAGACGGCCCGGCTCGCGCCGAAAAACGCCATCGGCTACGCTTCCGTGGCCTCGGCCTATGCGCTGCTGGCGCAGTTTAAGCCCGAGGGCTCGCGCGCGCAACGCTCCTTGGTCGCCTTGGCAAAAGCCTATCGTGATGAAGCGCTAAAACGCGACCCGCGGAGCTCCCAAGGCCTGGCAGCATCCGGCCTAATCGCGTACCGCTTCGGAAACGATCGAGCGGCAGCCGAGCGCGACCTCCGTGCGTCGCTGGCTGCGGATGGGGCAAACGCCCAGGCGCATCACTGGCTCGGTGAAGTGCTCCTTTCCGATGGGCGGACGCGCGATGCGATAACGGAACTGCAAACGGCTCATCGGCTCGATCCAACCTCAGAGGTTTACGCGCGATGGCTGGCCCGCGCTTACACGTACGCGCGGCAACCCGACGAGGCCGTTCCCTTGGCGATCGAGGCGCTGCGTCTGCAGCCTAACGACGCGTCCGCTTGGCTCGTGCTGGCCTGCGCTCAGGAGCAGCGCGGAAAACTGCGCGATGCGATCCAAACTCTGAAAACGCTCGCAGCCCGGCTTCCGTCGGAACGGCCGTATGCTCTCGCGGACCGGTCGCGACTTGAATTCCTCATTGAGGGAAGAGCTCATCGCACGGAAGCAATCGCCGGAATGGACAGACTCGTTGCCCTCAATCGCGCCGATCCGTTCGAAGCCGCGCTCTTTTACCTTACGGCGGGCGAGCGGAAGAGCGCGAAAAAGATGCTCGCTCAGCTCAAACCGTTCAGATGGCTCGCTGAACTCGATCGCTACGATCCGCGTTTTCGGTCGTTGGGAAATGAGCTAGTATCTTAA
- a CDS encoding NAD-dependent epimerase/dehydratase family protein: MVGGTKFVGRHITDVSLERGHRVTHFNRGLTEARTRASVEAIRGDRATDIHILENRHWDAVIDMCGFTPDVVETSTRYLADRVGRYVFFSTISVYDHEQTQHPNEDAPLLRLPEGADRTVFALEHYGALKALCEAVVTSTFRHRATVLRPALIAGPYDPTDRFTYWPLRVDAGGLVLAPLRTHRIQYIDARDLAVFAVRVVERGIGGAYNCATASDGTTFGELLDACEKAARSRVDIMHAPDAFLESHGIEPWADLPLWIPNSSEYAALVNCDTTRAGIQGFITRAPFETVRDTLAWAQAAHKQLDTLKAGLAPEREREAASSLKLL, from the coding sequence ATCGTAGGCGGAACGAAATTCGTCGGGCGTCACATTACGGACGTTTCTCTTGAGCGCGGCCACCGCGTGACGCACTTCAACCGCGGTCTGACCGAGGCGCGAACGCGTGCAAGCGTCGAGGCTATCCGGGGAGATCGCGCGACCGATATTCACATCCTCGAGAATCGCCACTGGGATGCCGTGATCGACATGTGCGGCTTCACTCCGGATGTAGTCGAAACTTCAACGCGCTATCTTGCCGATCGGGTGGGGAGATACGTTTTCTTTTCGACCATTTCCGTCTACGATCACGAGCAAACACAGCATCCAAACGAGGATGCGCCTCTGCTGCGTTTGCCGGAAGGTGCCGACCGGACTGTTTTTGCGCTCGAACACTATGGCGCGTTGAAGGCGCTGTGCGAAGCGGTTGTTACCAGCACGTTCCGGCATCGCGCGACGGTATTACGACCTGCTTTGATTGCGGGGCCGTACGATCCGACCGATCGATTTACCTACTGGCCGCTGCGCGTCGACGCGGGCGGGTTGGTGCTCGCGCCGCTACGAACGCATCGCATCCAGTACATTGACGCCCGCGACCTGGCTGTATTTGCCGTGCGCGTTGTCGAGAGAGGGATAGGCGGCGCGTACAACTGCGCTACAGCGTCGGACGGCACAACTTTCGGCGAACTGTTAGATGCATGCGAGAAGGCCGCCCGATCGCGTGTCGACATCATGCATGCGCCGGACGCGTTCTTGGAGTCCCATGGAATCGAGCCGTGGGCCGACCTGCCTTTGTGGATTCCGAATTCCTCGGAGTATGCGGCTCTTGTGAATTGCGATACGACGCGCGCAGGCATCCAAGGATTCATCACGCGCGCTCCGTTTGAAACAGTGCGCGATACGCTAGCGTGGGCGCAAGCCGCGCACAAGCAACTTGATACACTTAAAGCGGGGCTCGCGCCCGAGCGCGAGCGCGAAGCCGCCTCATCTCTAAAGTTGCTTTAA